In Siniperca chuatsi isolate FFG_IHB_CAS linkage group LG16, ASM2008510v1, whole genome shotgun sequence, the following proteins share a genomic window:
- the itsn2a gene encoding intersectin-2a isoform X6, producing the protein MNGGASVWAIAPEERGKHDKQFDTLAPVLGYVSGEQARKFFLQSGLPASVLAEIWNLADMDSDGKMDRLEFSIAMKLIKLKLQGRNLPSSLPIIMKQPPVSNSAPTIPTSARFGMGSMPNLSVGLSSMSAMSAMPILTPIPANPHMHQPLVPTAMTLPLITSLGSSGLPNGNVSLLTPPLVPNNAGLPLSGFSSPMTFSPSTAMSKANSLLDLGSSSSNSSSTTSLASNSPKTGASDWAVPQASRLKYRQQFNTLDKLMSGYLSGPQVRNALMASNLTQTQLATIWTLADVDKDGQLQGDEFILAMHLVDMAKAGRPLPLTLPQDLVPPSLRGGIKSSELVNGTGPYITPCLIDTTEIEPAQKTKSSVSFEDKLKENFARGSAELEKRRLALEEVQRKERERREREEREAQERREKEAREQENRRRLEEEKRLERQREMERQREEEKMRELERKEAAKQEMERQRREEWERGKKEELGRRREGEQEEISLLRAKKKSLELELEAVGNKHKQISNCLRDAQSKRRILKAEVDLVNQKRDTRITEINTLQLQFEDWQRKLSQLVPEQQRLTEKLRNISLNKLPSVALTSLNSSVTEKGVNCRRLKDQLDTLERETTDKLAQMEQYNKELKELREKQVRQQAVLDNLYKVKAEKVRELQRRREEEIERQRREEEEAVRQAKLEEERRAQEKREKEEEEARQRRLLEEQRASLQAAQEKAQEEERRRREEEEEEGKREEEEERKRKEEEEEEERRRKEEQERGGQQPVLVAQRSSKLTTYRALYSFVARNTDELGIDADCLIEVDEQTVGEPGWLCGSYCGNRGWFPQSYAEKCPPNPSTTETAPSSPGKTSCPPPPLNTGVPDGEVTADSTVPAQSDVSLPSAPLLARAVSSWSATSETHLSLSSGVGDVITALLNFSQGDIISVLQQREDWWLGQLNGTQGWFPKGYVTLETGGNADVDAFDTSDSVQLEEYVALYTYESPEVGDLTFVEGDVVMVTEREGEWWRGCIGDQTGVFPSNYVRPVEPEATKPGAPTKKPEIAQAVTTSVPPTLHQLRLSPGQLIVVLAKNSTGWWLGELQARGKKRQRGWFHSSHVKLLGPSSSKSTPSPLPVCQVIAMYDYTAANRDELSFSKGQLINILDKTNPDWWKGDANGVIGLLPTNYVKMTTESDPSQQWCADLMTLDTMTPQERKRQGYIHELIQTEETYVEDLELVLEVFYKPMSESGRLTEAEMGVIFVNWRELIMCNTKLLKALRVRKKTGGENMPVQLIGDLLASELAHMQPYIRFCSCQLNAAALLQSKTHNQPDFKDFLKKIATNYRCKGMPLSSFLLKPMQRITRYPLLIKNILEHTPDGHADRSPLREALERAEELCSQVNEGVREKENSDRLEWIQSHVQCEGPIEHLVFNSLTNCLGPRKLLHSGRLHKTKSSRELWAFLFNDFLLLTHSAKPFSSSGPDKLFSFKTNIQLKMYKTPLFLNEVLVKMPPDPSSDEPLFHVSHIDRVYTLKTETLNERTTWVQKIKAASEHFIETEKKKREKAYQARSLKSSGIGRLLVTVTEAQELKACKPNGKSNPYCELTMGAQCYTSRPISDTLNPKWNFNCQFFIKDLYQDVLCITVFEKDQFSPDDFLGRTEVPVATIKKEMESKGAANRRLLLHEVPTGEVWVKLDLQLYEPTK; encoded by the exons GCGGAGCCAGTGTGTGGGCCATCGCTCCAGAGGAGAGGGGGAAACACGACAAACAGTTTGACACCCTCGCCCCAGTCCTCGGCTATGTCTCAG GAGAACAAGCCAGGAAATTCTTCCTCCAGTCTGgcctgcctgcctctgtcctGGCTGAGATCTG GAACCTAGCTGACATGGACAGCGATGGGAAGATGGACAGACTGGAGTTCTCCATCGCTATGAAGCTCATTAAACTCAAACTTCAGGGGCGGAACTTACCTTCTTCCCTGCCAATCATCATGAAGCAACCTCCCGTCTCCAATTCTGCTCCAACCATACCTACATCAGCACGCTTTG GAATGGGTTCTATGCCAAACCTGTCAGTTGGTCTGTCATCCATGTCAGCTATGTCAGCCATGCCCATCCTAACACCCATCCCAGCTAACCCCCACATGCACCAACCCTTGGTGCCAACGGCAATGACTCTGCCCCTCATCACCTCCCTGGGAAGCTCTGGACTCCCCAATGGCAATGTCAGCCTCCTCACCCCACCTCTTGTTCCCAACAATGCAG GGCTCCCTCTCTCTGGCTTCTCCTCTCCTATGACATTCTCTCCATCCACTGCCATGTCTAAGGCCAACTCTCTCCTGGACCTTGGATCCAGCAG CTCAAATTCTTCCTCCACCACGTCGTTGGCCAGTAACTCTCCGAAGACAGGTGCAAGTGATTGGGCCGTTCCACAGGCTTCCAGACTCAAGTACCGTCAGCAGTTCAACACGCTAGACAAGCTCATGAGTGGCTACTTGTCAG GACCTCAGGTTAGAAATGCACTGATGGCATCCAACCTGACCCAGACTCAGCTAGCTACCATCTG GACCTTGGCAGATGTGGATAAGGATGGTCAGCTACAAGGTGATGAGTTCATTCTGGCCATGCACCTGGTGGACATGGCTAAAGCTGGCCGACCTCTACCCCTCACACTGCCTCAAGACCTGGTACCTCCCTCTCTCAg agGAGGAATCAAGTCCAGTGAGCTTGTTAATGGAACGGGGCCTTACATAACTCCCTGTTTAATAGACACAACAGAGATAGAACCTGCACAAAAGACCAAGAGCAGTG TGTCCTTTGAGGACAAGCTGAAGGAGAACTTTGCACGAGGCAGCGCCGAGCTGGAAAAACGGCGACTGGCTCTGGAGGAAGtgcagagaaaggagagggagaggagagagagagaggaaagggaggctcaggaaaggagggagaaggaggcCAGGGAGCAGGAAAACCGGAggaggctggaggaggagaagcggttggagaggcagagagagatggagagacagagggaggaggagaagatgagagagctggagaggaaggag GCGGCGAAGCAGGAGATGGAGCGCCAGCGGAGGGAGGAGTGGGAGCGTGGGAAGAAAGAGGAGCtgggcaggaggagagagggggagcaGGAAGAGATCTCCCTACTCAGGGCCAAAAAGAAGAGTCTAGAGTTGGAGCTGGAGGCTGTG GGCAACAAGCACAAGCAGATCTCAAACTGTCTCCGTGACGCTCAGAGCAAGAGGCGGATTCTGAAGGCAGAGGTGGACCTTGTCAATCAGAAGAGGGACACACGCATCACAGAGATCAACACATTGCAGCTTCAGTTTGAG GACTGGCAGAGGAAGCTCTCACAGCTGGTCCCAGAACAACAGAGGCTGACTGAGAAGCTGCGAAACATCAGCCTCAACAAACTCCCCT CGGTGGCTTTGACCTCTCTGAACAGTAGCGTGACGGAGAAAGGTGTGAATTGCCGGAGGCTGAAGGACCAGCTTGACACTCTGGAGAGGGAGACCACAGACAAACTGGCCCAGATGGAGCAGTACAACAAGGAGCTTAAG GAGTTGAGGGAGAAGCAGGTGAGGCAGCAGGCTGTCTTGGACAACCTGTACAAAGTCAAAGCAGAGAAAGTGAGGGAGCTGCAGAGACGCAGGGAGGAGGAGatagagaggcagaggagggaggaagaggaggcagtCAG ACAGGCAAAActagaggaagagagaagagcgcaggagaaaagggagaaggaggaagaggaggcgcGTCAAAGGAGACTCCTGGAGGAGCAAAGGGCCAGCCTCCAAGCAGCCCAggagaaagctcaggaagaggagagaagaagaagagaggaggaggaggaggaggggaagagggaggaggaggaagaaaggaaacggaaagaggaggaggaagaggaggagaggaggaggaaagaagagcaGGAAAGAGGAGGGCAGCAGCCGGTATTGGTAGCTCAGCGATCCTCCAAGCTGACCACGTATAGAGCTCTGTACTCGTTTGTTGCCCGAAACACAGATGAGCTGGGTATAGACGCAGACTGCCTTATAGAG GTGGATGAGCAGACTGTCGGTGAGCCTGGCTGGTTGTGCGGGAGTTACTGTGGAAACAGGGGCTGGTTCCCCCAGAGTTACGCTGAGAAATGTCCTCCTAACCCGTCTACTACGGAGACTGCCCCTTCTTCACCTGGAAAAACGTCctgtccaccaccaccacttaaCACAGG AGTCCCAGATGGGGAGGTAACGGCTGACAGCACTGTTCCTGCCCAGTCAGATGTTTCACTG CCCTCGGCCCCTCTGCTGGCCCGAGCCGTCTCCTCGTGGTCAGCCACCTCAGAAACTCACCTCAGCCTCTCCTCCGGTGTGGGTGACGTCATCACTGCGCTGCTGAACTTCTCACAGGGTGACATCATCAGCGTGCTGCAGCAGAGGGAAGACTGGTGGCTGGGACAGCTCAACGGAACACAAGGATGGTTCCCCAAAGGCTATGTCACCTTGGAGACAGGTGGCAATGCAGA TGTGGATGCATTTGACACATCTGACTCTGTTCAGCTAGAGG AGTACGTGGCCTTGTACACGTATGAGAGCCCAGAGGTGGGGGACCTGACGTTTGTTGAGGGAgatgttgtcatggtgacagagagagaaggagaatgGTGGCGAGGATGCATTGGGGATCAGACAGGGGTGTTCCCTTCCAACTATGTACGACCTGTTGAACCAGAG GCGACAAAACCTGGAGCTCCAACTAAAAAGCCTG AGATCGCCCAGGCAGTCACCACCTCCGTCCCCCCAACGTTGCATCAGCTGCGTTTGTCTCCAGGGCAACTGATTGTGGTCCTGGCCAAGAACTCCACTGGCTGGTGGCTCGGGGAACTGCAG GCTCGAGGTAAGAAGCGGCAGAGAGGCTGGTTTCATTCCTCTCACGTCAAGCTCCTCGGTCCCTCCAGCAGCAAGTCCACCCCCTCCCCTCTGCCAG TGTGCCAAGTTATTGCAATGTACGACTACACTGCTGCCAATCGGGATGAGCTGAGCTTCTCCAAGGGTCAGCTGATCAACATCCTGGACAAGACCAACCCTGACTGGTGGAAAGGAGACGCCAATGGGGTCATAGGCTTGCTGCCCACTAATTATGTCAAGATGACAACAGAATCAGACCCCAGCCAGCAAT GGTGTGCTGACCTGATGACGTTGGACACCATGACCCCtcaggagaggaagagacagggTTACATCCATGAGCTCATCCAGACTGAGGAGACCTACGTGGAAGACCTGGAGCTGGTTCTAGAG GTCTTCTACAAGCCAATGTCTGAGTCAGGCCGTCTAACAGAAGCTGAGATGGGAGTGATCTTTGTTAACTGGAGAGAGCTGATTATGTGTAACACCAAACTGCTCAA GGCGCTGCGAGTCCGTaaaaagacaggaggagagaacaTGCCCGTTCAGCTGATAGGGGACCTGTTGGCTTCGGAGCTTGCACACATGCAGCCTTACATTCGCTTCTGCTCCTGCCAGCTCAACGCCGCTGCCCTGCTGCAGAGCAAAACCCACAACCAGCCTGACTTTAAAGACTTCCTCAAG AAGATAGCCACTAACTACCGCTGCAAAGGAATGCCGCTGTCCAGCTTCCTCCTCAAGCCCATGCAGAGGATCACACGCTACCCCCTGCTCATAAAGAAT ATCCTGGAGCACACCCCAGATGGTCATGCAGACCGCAGCCCACTGAGAGAAGCTCTGGAGCGAGCCGAGGAACTGTGCTCTCAGGTCAATGAGGGAGTCAGGGAGAAGGAGAACTCAGACAGGCTGGAGTGGATACAGAGCCACGTCCAGTGTGAGGGACCTATAGAG CACTTGGTCTTCAACTCGCTGACTAATTGCCTCGGGCCTCGCAAGCTGCTCCACAGCGGTCGGCTTCACAAAACCAAAAGCAGCAGGGAGCTGTGGGCTTTCCTCTTCAATGATTTCCTCCTCCTAACACACAGCGCAAAACCCTTCTCCTCCTCGGGACCAGACAAGCTATTCAGCTTCAAGACCAACATACAGCTGAAGATGTACAAAACA ccactgtttctaaatgaggTTTTAGTGAAAATGCCACCCGACCCGTCCAGCGACGAGCCACTCTTCCACGTCTCGCACATCGATCGTGTCTACACACTCAAAACTGAGACCTTGAACGAAAG GACAACGTGGGTCcagaaaatcaaagcagcatCTGAACATTTCATAGAGacggagaagaaaaagagagagaaggctTACCAAG cacGTTCCCTAAAGTCCAGCGGTATCGGCCGACTGCTGGTAACTGTCACTGAAGCCCAGGAGCTCAAAGCCTGTAAACCCAATG GTAAGAGTAATCCGTACTGTGAGCTGACGATGGGGGCTCAGTGCTACACCTCCCGACCGATCAGCGACACTCTGAACCCAAAGTGGAACTTCAACTGCCAGTTCTTTATCAAAGACCTCTACCAGGACGTCTTGTGTATCACTGTGTTTGAGAAAGACCAGTTCTCACCAGATG
- the itsn2a gene encoding intersectin-2a isoform X3 has protein sequence MNGGASVWAIAPEERGKHDKQFDTLAPVLGYVSGEQARKFFLQSGLPASVLAEIWNLADMDSDGKMDRLEFSIAMKLIKLKLQGRNLPSSLPIIMKQPPVSNSAPTIPTSARFGMGSMPNLSVGLSSMSAMSAMPILTPIPANPHMHQPLVPTAMTLPLITSLGSSGLPNGNVSLLTPPLVPNNAGLPLSGFSSPMTFSPSTAMSKANSLLDLGSSSSNSSSTTSLASNSPKTGASDWAVPQASRLKYRQQFNTLDKLMSGYLSGPQVRNALMASNLTQTQLATIWTLADVDKDGQLQGDEFILAMHLVDMAKAGRPLPLTLPQDLVPPSLRGGIKSSELVNGTGPYITPCLIDTTEIEPAQKTKSSVSFEDKLKENFARGSAELEKRRLALEEVQRKERERREREEREAQERREKEAREQENRRRLEEEKRLERQREMERQREEEKMRELERKEAAKQEMERQRREEWERGKKEELGRRREGEQEEISLLRAKKKSLELELEAVGNKHKQISNCLRDAQSKRRILKAEVDLVNQKRDTRITEINTLQLQFEDWQRKLSQLVPEQQRLTEKLRNISLNKLPSVALTSLNSSVTEKGVNCRRLKDQLDTLERETTDKLAQMEQYNKELKELREKQVRQQAVLDNLYKVKAEKVRELQRRREEEIERQRREEEEAVRQAKLEEERRAQEKREKEEEEARQRRLLEEQRASLQAAQEKAQEEERRRREEEEEEGKREEEEERKRKEEEEEEERRRKEEQERGGQQPVLVAQRSSKLTTYRALYSFVARNTDELGIDADCLIEVDEQTVGEPGWLCGSYCGNRGWFPQSYAEKCPPNPSTTETAPSSPGKTSCPPPPLNTGVPDGEVTADSTVPAQSDVSLPSAPLLARAVSSWSATSETHLSLSSGVGDVITALLNFSQGDIISVLQQREDWWLGQLNGTQGWFPKGYVTLETGGNADVDAFDTSDSVQLEEYVALYTYESPEVGDLTFVEGDVVMVTEREGEWWRGCIGDQTGVFPSNYVRPVEPEATKPGAPTKKPEIAQAVTTSVPPTLHQLRLSPGQLIVVLAKNSTGWWLGELQARGKKRQRGWFHSSHVKLLGPSSSKSTPSPLPVCQVIAMYDYTAANRDELSFSKGQLINILDKTNPDWWKGDANGVIGLLPTNYVKMTTESDPSQQCTVDSLSMSEHGETDGCADLMTLDTMTPQERKRQGYIHELIQTEETYVEDLELVLEVFYKPMSESGRLTEAEMGVIFVNWRELIMCNTKLLKALRVRKKTGGENMPVQLIGDLLASELAHMQPYIRFCSCQLNAAALLQSKTHNQPDFKDFLKKIATNYRCKGMPLSSFLLKPMQRITRYPLLIKNILEHTPDGHADRSPLREALERAEELCSQVNEGVREKENSDRLEWIQSHVQCEGPIEHLVFNSLTNCLGPRKLLHSGRLHKTKSSRELWAFLFNDFLLLTHSAKPFSSSGPDKLFSFKTNIQLKMYKTPLFLNEVLVKMPPDPSSDEPLFHVSHIDRVYTLKTETLNERTTWVQKIKAASEHFIETEKKKREKAYQARSLKSSGIGRLLVTVTEAQELKACKPNGKSNPYCELTMGAQCYTSRPISDTLNPKWNFNCQFFIKDLYQDVLCITVFEKDQFSPDDFLGRTEVPVATIKKEMESKGAANRRLLLHEVPTGEVWVKLDLQLYEPTK, from the exons GCGGAGCCAGTGTGTGGGCCATCGCTCCAGAGGAGAGGGGGAAACACGACAAACAGTTTGACACCCTCGCCCCAGTCCTCGGCTATGTCTCAG GAGAACAAGCCAGGAAATTCTTCCTCCAGTCTGgcctgcctgcctctgtcctGGCTGAGATCTG GAACCTAGCTGACATGGACAGCGATGGGAAGATGGACAGACTGGAGTTCTCCATCGCTATGAAGCTCATTAAACTCAAACTTCAGGGGCGGAACTTACCTTCTTCCCTGCCAATCATCATGAAGCAACCTCCCGTCTCCAATTCTGCTCCAACCATACCTACATCAGCACGCTTTG GAATGGGTTCTATGCCAAACCTGTCAGTTGGTCTGTCATCCATGTCAGCTATGTCAGCCATGCCCATCCTAACACCCATCCCAGCTAACCCCCACATGCACCAACCCTTGGTGCCAACGGCAATGACTCTGCCCCTCATCACCTCCCTGGGAAGCTCTGGACTCCCCAATGGCAATGTCAGCCTCCTCACCCCACCTCTTGTTCCCAACAATGCAG GGCTCCCTCTCTCTGGCTTCTCCTCTCCTATGACATTCTCTCCATCCACTGCCATGTCTAAGGCCAACTCTCTCCTGGACCTTGGATCCAGCAG CTCAAATTCTTCCTCCACCACGTCGTTGGCCAGTAACTCTCCGAAGACAGGTGCAAGTGATTGGGCCGTTCCACAGGCTTCCAGACTCAAGTACCGTCAGCAGTTCAACACGCTAGACAAGCTCATGAGTGGCTACTTGTCAG GACCTCAGGTTAGAAATGCACTGATGGCATCCAACCTGACCCAGACTCAGCTAGCTACCATCTG GACCTTGGCAGATGTGGATAAGGATGGTCAGCTACAAGGTGATGAGTTCATTCTGGCCATGCACCTGGTGGACATGGCTAAAGCTGGCCGACCTCTACCCCTCACACTGCCTCAAGACCTGGTACCTCCCTCTCTCAg agGAGGAATCAAGTCCAGTGAGCTTGTTAATGGAACGGGGCCTTACATAACTCCCTGTTTAATAGACACAACAGAGATAGAACCTGCACAAAAGACCAAGAGCAGTG TGTCCTTTGAGGACAAGCTGAAGGAGAACTTTGCACGAGGCAGCGCCGAGCTGGAAAAACGGCGACTGGCTCTGGAGGAAGtgcagagaaaggagagggagaggagagagagagaggaaagggaggctcaggaaaggagggagaaggaggcCAGGGAGCAGGAAAACCGGAggaggctggaggaggagaagcggttggagaggcagagagagatggagagacagagggaggaggagaagatgagagagctggagaggaaggag GCGGCGAAGCAGGAGATGGAGCGCCAGCGGAGGGAGGAGTGGGAGCGTGGGAAGAAAGAGGAGCtgggcaggaggagagagggggagcaGGAAGAGATCTCCCTACTCAGGGCCAAAAAGAAGAGTCTAGAGTTGGAGCTGGAGGCTGTG GGCAACAAGCACAAGCAGATCTCAAACTGTCTCCGTGACGCTCAGAGCAAGAGGCGGATTCTGAAGGCAGAGGTGGACCTTGTCAATCAGAAGAGGGACACACGCATCACAGAGATCAACACATTGCAGCTTCAGTTTGAG GACTGGCAGAGGAAGCTCTCACAGCTGGTCCCAGAACAACAGAGGCTGACTGAGAAGCTGCGAAACATCAGCCTCAACAAACTCCCCT CGGTGGCTTTGACCTCTCTGAACAGTAGCGTGACGGAGAAAGGTGTGAATTGCCGGAGGCTGAAGGACCAGCTTGACACTCTGGAGAGGGAGACCACAGACAAACTGGCCCAGATGGAGCAGTACAACAAGGAGCTTAAG GAGTTGAGGGAGAAGCAGGTGAGGCAGCAGGCTGTCTTGGACAACCTGTACAAAGTCAAAGCAGAGAAAGTGAGGGAGCTGCAGAGACGCAGGGAGGAGGAGatagagaggcagaggagggaggaagaggaggcagtCAG ACAGGCAAAActagaggaagagagaagagcgcaggagaaaagggagaaggaggaagaggaggcgcGTCAAAGGAGACTCCTGGAGGAGCAAAGGGCCAGCCTCCAAGCAGCCCAggagaaagctcaggaagaggagagaagaagaagagaggaggaggaggaggaggggaagagggaggaggaggaagaaaggaaacggaaagaggaggaggaagaggaggagaggaggaggaaagaagagcaGGAAAGAGGAGGGCAGCAGCCGGTATTGGTAGCTCAGCGATCCTCCAAGCTGACCACGTATAGAGCTCTGTACTCGTTTGTTGCCCGAAACACAGATGAGCTGGGTATAGACGCAGACTGCCTTATAGAG GTGGATGAGCAGACTGTCGGTGAGCCTGGCTGGTTGTGCGGGAGTTACTGTGGAAACAGGGGCTGGTTCCCCCAGAGTTACGCTGAGAAATGTCCTCCTAACCCGTCTACTACGGAGACTGCCCCTTCTTCACCTGGAAAAACGTCctgtccaccaccaccacttaaCACAGG AGTCCCAGATGGGGAGGTAACGGCTGACAGCACTGTTCCTGCCCAGTCAGATGTTTCACTG CCCTCGGCCCCTCTGCTGGCCCGAGCCGTCTCCTCGTGGTCAGCCACCTCAGAAACTCACCTCAGCCTCTCCTCCGGTGTGGGTGACGTCATCACTGCGCTGCTGAACTTCTCACAGGGTGACATCATCAGCGTGCTGCAGCAGAGGGAAGACTGGTGGCTGGGACAGCTCAACGGAACACAAGGATGGTTCCCCAAAGGCTATGTCACCTTGGAGACAGGTGGCAATGCAGA TGTGGATGCATTTGACACATCTGACTCTGTTCAGCTAGAGG AGTACGTGGCCTTGTACACGTATGAGAGCCCAGAGGTGGGGGACCTGACGTTTGTTGAGGGAgatgttgtcatggtgacagagagagaaggagaatgGTGGCGAGGATGCATTGGGGATCAGACAGGGGTGTTCCCTTCCAACTATGTACGACCTGTTGAACCAGAG GCGACAAAACCTGGAGCTCCAACTAAAAAGCCTG AGATCGCCCAGGCAGTCACCACCTCCGTCCCCCCAACGTTGCATCAGCTGCGTTTGTCTCCAGGGCAACTGATTGTGGTCCTGGCCAAGAACTCCACTGGCTGGTGGCTCGGGGAACTGCAG GCTCGAGGTAAGAAGCGGCAGAGAGGCTGGTTTCATTCCTCTCACGTCAAGCTCCTCGGTCCCTCCAGCAGCAAGTCCACCCCCTCCCCTCTGCCAG TGTGCCAAGTTATTGCAATGTACGACTACACTGCTGCCAATCGGGATGAGCTGAGCTTCTCCAAGGGTCAGCTGATCAACATCCTGGACAAGACCAACCCTGACTGGTGGAAAGGAGACGCCAATGGGGTCATAGGCTTGCTGCCCACTAATTATGTCAAGATGACAACAGAATCAGACCCCAGCCAGCAAT GTACAGTAGATTCCTTATCCATGTCTGAGCATGGAGAGACTGACG GGTGTGCTGACCTGATGACGTTGGACACCATGACCCCtcaggagaggaagagacagggTTACATCCATGAGCTCATCCAGACTGAGGAGACCTACGTGGAAGACCTGGAGCTGGTTCTAGAG GTCTTCTACAAGCCAATGTCTGAGTCAGGCCGTCTAACAGAAGCTGAGATGGGAGTGATCTTTGTTAACTGGAGAGAGCTGATTATGTGTAACACCAAACTGCTCAA GGCGCTGCGAGTCCGTaaaaagacaggaggagagaacaTGCCCGTTCAGCTGATAGGGGACCTGTTGGCTTCGGAGCTTGCACACATGCAGCCTTACATTCGCTTCTGCTCCTGCCAGCTCAACGCCGCTGCCCTGCTGCAGAGCAAAACCCACAACCAGCCTGACTTTAAAGACTTCCTCAAG AAGATAGCCACTAACTACCGCTGCAAAGGAATGCCGCTGTCCAGCTTCCTCCTCAAGCCCATGCAGAGGATCACACGCTACCCCCTGCTCATAAAGAAT ATCCTGGAGCACACCCCAGATGGTCATGCAGACCGCAGCCCACTGAGAGAAGCTCTGGAGCGAGCCGAGGAACTGTGCTCTCAGGTCAATGAGGGAGTCAGGGAGAAGGAGAACTCAGACAGGCTGGAGTGGATACAGAGCCACGTCCAGTGTGAGGGACCTATAGAG CACTTGGTCTTCAACTCGCTGACTAATTGCCTCGGGCCTCGCAAGCTGCTCCACAGCGGTCGGCTTCACAAAACCAAAAGCAGCAGGGAGCTGTGGGCTTTCCTCTTCAATGATTTCCTCCTCCTAACACACAGCGCAAAACCCTTCTCCTCCTCGGGACCAGACAAGCTATTCAGCTTCAAGACCAACATACAGCTGAAGATGTACAAAACA ccactgtttctaaatgaggTTTTAGTGAAAATGCCACCCGACCCGTCCAGCGACGAGCCACTCTTCCACGTCTCGCACATCGATCGTGTCTACACACTCAAAACTGAGACCTTGAACGAAAG GACAACGTGGGTCcagaaaatcaaagcagcatCTGAACATTTCATAGAGacggagaagaaaaagagagagaaggctTACCAAG cacGTTCCCTAAAGTCCAGCGGTATCGGCCGACTGCTGGTAACTGTCACTGAAGCCCAGGAGCTCAAAGCCTGTAAACCCAATG GTAAGAGTAATCCGTACTGTGAGCTGACGATGGGGGCTCAGTGCTACACCTCCCGACCGATCAGCGACACTCTGAACCCAAAGTGGAACTTCAACTGCCAGTTCTTTATCAAAGACCTCTACCAGGACGTCTTGTGTATCACTGTGTTTGAGAAAGACCAGTTCTCACCAGATG